From the genome of Nicotiana sylvestris chromosome 1, ASM39365v2, whole genome shotgun sequence:
ACACACATAtgtgtgtgtgtctgtgtgtgtgtgtttgttaaGGATATGTATTTCATATACTGTAACTTGAAGTTTTTTCTCGCTGAAGTCATTGCGTACATTTTTAAAATGCAGCTAAACCTGTAAGCCTACGCAACAAAATGAGTAATTTGTACTTTAGCAGTATATAAAATAGTCCAAAagcttattttttttattcctatGAAAAAAAATCACATTTCAAATATGTCATACAATAATGAAAGTCTAAATTTAGACCAAGGATTATTGAAGGTTGGAGTATCTTTCAGTGTATTTCTTGGAATATGGATGAGGTGCTGGAGAAGACAAGCAAGTTGTTCTGTTATGTCCAACTCGTTTACATCGATTGCATTTGGTAGAATTCAATGGTGTTGATTCAGTCGCAGGGATAtgcctcttcttttgtcttcttccttgtaaaatctctacatcggaaggttttgtgatctcagattgtacattttgtggtatatcccatgatttttgatctcccacggtattcacatgtcctttatatgttttcaaccatgtttcctttgaataccaatttgagcagtagtcatatttttacaaatatcTCTTATTAATAACAACAATTGCATGTGGACAGGGCAATTCATCAAGTTAGAATTCTAGGCAGTCACAAGTTCTCTTCTTTAAGTCTACAATGAATTCGATTCCTTCACTAAACACCTAACAAGGAATAAGAAATTAAGATAAACTATATTAGTCTATTGttgcttcaaaaagaaaaagtatgaagTTTTTTAAATGTAAGCAGTAAATCACTGCAATAGATATAAAAAGCTAAAGTTAATAAATATACTCACAAACATTTTGCAAGCCAAGTCCATCTTCTTAGTCATCTCTTCTTCTGCCCATATTGATACTCTGTGAATAGTTTCATTTGCCTTTTTTCTCCATTTGTAAAACCACTCTCCCAACTTTTCTTGGATGAAATCTAACATTCTTAAAATAGGTATTTCTTTCCCTTTTAATAAAACGGAATTCATTGATTCTACCATGTTTGTTGTTAGCATATCATAATGTCGTTGTGGGAACCACGATAGAGCCCATCTCTCTAGAGGCTCTTCTATTATGTAATTGTATGTTTTCTTGTCAACAGTTATGAGTTGGGACATTAACTGATTAAAATCTTCACATTTGTATGACCTTGCAGCACTTTGAAATAGATTTATTACCGTGGCTTTTGCATAtctttgctttaaatttttctcaaagTGATAGAGGCAGATACCATGGTGAGCTTCAGGAAAAACTTTTCTAATCCTATTTGCGATCGATTGGTTTTTATCTGACAAGAAAACCAGTTCACGACGGACATGAATTGCTTTTCTCTTTTCCCGAAGAACCAATTATATGCCTCGTTGTTTTCTAAATCTGCTACACCAGAACATAGAGGAAAGATTTGATTGTTTGCATCATTTGATACAACAACAAATAGAACACCACgatattttgactttaaaaatgTTGCATCTACTGCAATAACAGGTCTACAGTAGGACCAACCAACTACTGATGCTGCAGGAGCAAAGAACATGTAAGCAAATCTGTACAGTGAAACACAAAAAAACAAATCATAAGGTGTGAAGTTTTTCAAAAAGGAACATTTGAAACTTTAGGCTGATGGTTAGTATTGTTTTGCTTACCTATTCTGCTCATCTCTTTTTATGCTTGTGTACGTTTCTGGGTTTTTGCGCACCATCATATGCAGGTATGAATGAAAAATCTGGTAGTTCTCTTCAAGTGTTCCCCTTATGCAAGTAACAACTTTTTGAATAGCGCGCCATGTCTTGTGATAACCAATGTCAATCCCAAATATCTTCTTCACTTTGTTTTCTACAAAGGCTGGTGTAACCTCTATCTTTTTGTCTCGAACATGTTCTATAATTTGTCCACTTATAAAATTTGATGTAGCACGCTTCTGATCTGATTTTCTTGCATCAACCGAGCATTCATGGTTGTTATGATGTTTTATCACCCTGAGTAGTGTggaattttttattttggttgCATGTACATTCCAACCACATTTGTCCACGATGCATTTCAGCTCACATCTCTTTGAACATGATCTAACAGCAATGAATTCAACTTTCTGGTTTATCTCCAAGCTGCAGAAAAATTtagtcatgttttgtttgttctcaaaaattgatccGACTCTTACTTCCTCAGGAAACGCATCGTGCCTAAGTATTTTACATGGTGGAGATTCTTTTAGCTTTCTCCTCactctttttcttgatttttaaGTAACACTAGAAGTTTCAGCAATTTCTTCAATTCTATCTGATGTTATCGGTATAAGctccatgtttacttcatcttcaTTGTTGCTTATCATCGAAGAAGGTAACAAAAATTTTTGTTGGATTGTGTGTTGGTTGTCAATTTGCATTTTTagctatccttcttcttcttggtcaTCGACAAACTAGTATGAATTTATTGGAGGAGCGGGTAATTGTTGCAACATTATATATTCTGAAGCAGCTGTAATGTTAGAAAGTTGTTGCTCATTGTCTACTTCCATTATTGGTTGTCCTACTTCATGTTGATAATCAGCAAAAGGTTCTGAATCTATTGCATATGCAAGAGATTGTTTGAATGCTACTGATTCGGAAGGTTGTATTTTTTCGATGACGAAATGGCAATTCTTGTAGGCTAAATCAGTTGTAAGCAAATGTATACAGGTACTGAGTTCTTCATCTGAAGTTACAAGCATccctttgcttgtatttagtttgatatcaaaccatacttttagtgaatatctggttgaatcaatatttgcaacttcactaattttcttcaagaaagtattgaatgatatgtgcttattaagtagaacaagttttgtatcatgatccaaggatttgaaatcaggagtccacctccTATTGAAAGTTATAACAACGCAAATCGAACTCATCCTGCAGATTCATGTTTAGTGGCAAGTATTAGGAAAGTGAAAAGAGGAATTTTTAAATTgtttgtgctgaaatttttacaaatgaactaaatcacttaagcatcttctgctgaagttttttgaaaaaagatgtatgacataattaatgaatcctgcacaaaaaacttcagcttattaagtgctgaagtttttagaaataagctaaataacttcagcatatcagttgaagtttttttgaaaaagctATATGACAAGGATTCATGAATACAGGGAAAACAACTTTAGCTCATTAAGTGCTGAAgctttagaaatgaactaaataacttcagcacattgggctgaagttttagcaaatgaattcAATAAACTTGAGCATGTTTCAACATTTATTGCATAGTATACAGGAGTAAACATAACAAACACAATTAAAGTAGTAATTATATTGCGTTGGGGGAATGTGTAAGTGTAATAATTACATTCCTATCACATTCATGCACGCTTTTTATTAGACAACGTTTAAAATTCCTCTTTGCCTTTTCATATACCATGCAAAAGTTTTTTCCCTTATATAAGCACTCTATACCTTGTGAGTTTATTCACTCAAATACATATATTTTAGTAGacataaaatacaaaaaggagaaaaatggatGCTGTCATCGGGAAAATAGTGGAAGAAATCAAGCAAGACATTATAAAGGCTTTTGAGCTGAAACTGGATGAGCTCATAGACAAGTACGGCATAGAGCTGGAAGAAATCAACAACAAGCTTGATACGCTTGTGATGTATGCAAGATTTGATAATCTTGCTGATGAAGATGCTCTCCATCTAgacgacgatgatgatgatgatgatgatgatatggaagattagtttttcttttgttagtTATGTTATTTtgctatttatgtaatttaattTATCTTTTTTAATGTTTAATAAAATATTCagtttttgttttaagtttttgtgcgttttttaatattaattctaTTCAAACTCGAAAAATGTtacgacccatttccataataggtcatgatggcgcccaacaccattgtcgggCAAGCAAACGCGGAAATATACTAAATAAACTCTCATTTACCTTTACCCAAAATAGTTGCAATGattctttaagttgaaataaaatcagaaatgaccagtaaagtaaaaaataatcatacaatcccaaaaataatacagtctacttgtgacgacccggccagtcgtctcatgagttaccactccgtttcccccattttagcttctttatgcttcattatccgtgttctgtgttatcgggttggtcagatcgagtccggaatgattttggtaaggttggagacacttagtctcttttaaggaagtttaagttggaaaagtcaaccggatggtGACTTATGTGTTACAGGGCTCAaatatgagttctgatggttgggttagcttcgggaggtgatttatcacttaggagcgtgatcggaatgagttttggaggtttggagtagatttaggcttgaattggcgaagttgatattttggcgatttccggttggtaggcgagattttgatatagggtcggaatggaattatgagagttgtagtagctccgtcgtgtcatttgggatgtgtgtacaaattttcaggtcattcggacgtggtttggttgggtttttgatcaaaagcggaatttggaagattttagaaacttaagcttgaatctgatgtgtttttggtgatttgatgttgtttgaggtgttttgatgattggaacaagtttgaataaggttttaggatatgttggtttctttggttgaggtcccggtggcctcgactgagtttcgggtggtcaattggATCATTTGGAAGTTAggaaaattgcagattttgagTTCCAGCAGTTGCAGACATTTTGGTCTTTGTGTTCGCgagaggaccctcgcgttcgcgaagagtctgtTGAGGGAGGTGAaagtttagccttcgcgttcgcgaggaaggtgACATGTTCGCGAAAGGCTGCGAGGTTGTGCATTGCGTTCGCGGGTGTGtagtcgcgatcgcgtagggtctTTTTGGTCAGCTGGTCTGAGGTCATGTTtattcttcacgttcgcgagaaaGGGTATGCATTCGCGAAAGGTAAGGTTGaggaaccatcgcgttcgcgatggccaTGTCGTGTTTGCATAGAGGAAAAATTGATCAAAGTGAGTTTgttctcgcgaacgcgagggtttgaccacgttcgcgatgaaggaaattatagcctgggcagaatgttttttaACTTATCTTGTCTgcgattttggggctcatttcctccatagttggtcattttgggagattttggaaggagattgaagaaggattcaaggggaatcattgGGAGGTAAGATTCTCGGACTTAAAGTTCGATTATTatatgaattccacctagaaaatcatggaacttaagctaaaaattgaagagctagggcttggaaatttagacttttgatttgggatttggaggaccatttggggtcggatttgagaacttttgatatgtatgaacttgtgggaagataaagaatctattgatgtgaaaatttctgaatttcaagacatgggcccgggggtcgggttttggtaatttaaggatttgtgccctttattgattgtttttgcttggacttcgttcccttagcatattttgatgtccttgttctgattttggatagattcgacgcgcgtggaggccgattctagaggcaaaggcgtcgcgatctAGAAATttagctagttcgaggtgaggaatgattgtaaatgatgctctgagggtttgaaaccctggattgcacattgtagtgctatattaaggtgagacacacgcttgatgacgagtgtggggtcgtgcactattggagattgtgacttggtccatcccgattgatgattttaccgactATTTGgcttgaaacttatttgttatcattagaatttgaatgccatatttaggcttcgtgccaactgttagaacccttcggggattttcattaatatttactcactgttttgacttattatttgaactcagtcatgttaattTTCACTGTTTTTACTACTCacccatgtttactcagttttaagacttaaatgatatttttaatgatgtttgggttgagaaacactgttttactattgcccgagaggcttgtgatgatttttgactgagtaaggctggggg
Proteins encoded in this window:
- the LOC138872438 gene encoding uncharacterized protein is translated as MTKFFCSLEINQKVEFIAVRSCSKRCELKCIVDKCGWNVHATKIKNSTLLRVIKHHNNHECSVDARKSDQKRATSNFISGQIIEHVRDKKIEVTPAFVENKVKKIFGIDIGYHKTWRAIQKVVTCIRGTLEENYQIFHSYLHMMVRKNPETYTSIKRDEQNRFAYMFFAPAASVVGWSYCRPVIAVDATFLKSKYRGVLFVVVSNDANNQIFPLCSGVADLENNEAYNWFFGKREKQFMSVVNWFSCQIKTNRSQIGLEKFFLKLTMLMSQLITVDKKTYNYIIEEPLERWALSWFPQRHYDMLTTNMVESMNSVLLKGKEIPILRMLDFIQEKLGEWFYKWRKKANETIHRVSIWAEEEMTKKMDLACKMCLVKESNSL